A single Drechmeria coniospora strain ARSEF 6962 chromosome 03, whole genome shotgun sequence DNA region contains:
- a CDS encoding Zn-C6 fungal-type DNA-binding domain protein, whose translation MCACNDKHGILVLQLQRVLCWYLIVSGNGPRGIPKHRGEHHTCGTLRMQVHENCAAFTRGAAPPEWLSGLIDRCMEFLAGMNHHAAHVRALLVRGLPAPYLLVPPTGSWAGARSRRRHGVGGESIESTASRRHPRNLAPLLLPLRQILDAAVFAIAFHRLVVPLARVDSLALPAAASTSLQPPSPSLTGVSFASSPWTRHPLRRPSLSVDSTAAKPPPLLIRPASPRPVSSALRCGKIGHHARLPSERPGPGERQPPRERQPCPFVVTLEDAVNRRGVPPWWFVAPPGLGLSNLPASSRGTLVARSSSSTAYPGPRHGLLWQALEGLSDVQNAQDQGRQPLPSVAFVPARTCPGYRNEFDLVFRNETLATEKRARKAGSKALARANGKAPASAVGPGPSWACPPSSSSTDGWLISPSPRVPVENRATCHFISNFVLLPSHGSVRGFMEFLIPLLKMEHLPRHFTYAFDACALASLNNRVGAGSDLDKEALGRYTKALSATNLALRDPAVARLDATLASVLLLGLFESIAARQFGTLAWGTHIEGAIELVKARGRKQLRTKLGLLMFIAVRTQMVRSARRPLPFSLVQPDRDASREPHIVYSITTSKAPVMGGDWWMNDTVRDRHAAECQRLNIGVGELRAEANRLLTSASWSDEHVQVVLDMIRRCQAHDLACANWSKTLPDSFRWRTVGWEDHVPNGNYLVADVYPGRVDAYPGLWVASVWNMMRCSRIVLASIIVRCVAWTSSPVDYRTTPEYATAARTCVDTITDIVASVPYQLGWFSKRRHLLDGVKVSSFACGEEDSPKGLGGYFMTWPLAVIHTQDYTTDSQRTWIRGRFEYIGHQLGVRSANPLTELNYRLPSMLIRRDGLMTDRPPSFHDLDKVPSGAAFSTSLPQRPEAPHRRAPPR comes from the exons aTGTGTGCATGCAATGACAAGCACGGAATACTTGTGCTGCAGTTGCAGAGAGTGCTGTGCTGGTACTTGATTGTGAGTGGCAACGGCCCGCGTGGAATACCAAAACATCGTGGGGAGCATCACACCTGCGGCACTctgcgcatgcaagtacacgaGAACTGTGCG GCATTCACTCG CGGGGCCGCACCTCCCGAATGGCTCTCTGGCCTGATCGACCGGTGCATGGAATTCCTTGCAGGCATGAATCATCACGCCGCCCACGTCCGTGCCTTGCTGGTGCGCGGCctgcctgctccgtacctcctGGTGCCGCCGACAGGTAGCTGGGCTGGTGCTCGctcacggcggcggcatggtgTTGGGGG GGAAAGCATCGAATCAACCGCcagccgtcgtcatcctcgcaACCTTgcacctctcctcctcccgtTGAGGCAGattctcgacgccgccgtcttcgccatcgccttccaccgcctcgtcgtgccgTTGGCCCGTGTCGACTCCCTCGCCTTGCCGGCCGCCGCTTCGACGTCGCTTCagcctccgtcgccgtctctcACCGGCGTCTCGTTTGCCTCCTCGCCCTGGACCCGTCACCCTCTCCGCCGTCCCTCCTTGTCGGtcgactcgacggcggcaaagcCTCCACCTCTCCTGATccggccggcctcgcctcgccccgTCTCGTCCGCCCTCCGATGTGGAAAAATCGGACATCACGCCAGACTGCCGAGTGAACGACCGGGACCTGGAGAGAGGCAGCCACCTAGAGAGCGGCAGCCTTGCCCGTTCGTCGTGACGCTGGAGGACGCGGTTAACCGACGCGGCGTACCGCCCTGGTGGTTCGTTGCTCCTCCAGGGCTGGGCCTTTCGAACCTTCCGGCCAGCTCCCGCGGCACCTTGGTGGCcaggtcgtcgtcctcgacggcctaCCCCGGCCCCCGCCATGGTCTACTGTGGCAAGCCCTCGAGGGGCTGTCAGATGTGCAGAACGCGCAGGATCAAGGTAGACAGCCTCTCccctccgtcgccttcgtgCCGGC ACGGACGTGCCCGGGCTACCGGAACGAATTCGATCTCGTCTTTCGAAACGAGACGCTCGCGACGGAGAAGCGAGCGAGAAAGGCCGGGAGCAAGGCCCTGGCACGCGCGAACGGCAAggcgcccgcctcggccgtcggccccgGCCCGTCGTGGGCGTGTccgccttcgtcctcgtcgacggatgGCTGGCTGATTTCGCCGTCCCCTCGAGTCCCCGTCGAGAACCGAGCGACGTGCCACTTCATCTCCAATTTCGTTCTCCTTCCCTCTCACGGCAGCGTCCGCGGCTTCATGGAATTTCTCATTCCCCTTTTGAAGATGGAGCACCTTCCCCGGCACTTCACCTACGCCTTCGACGCGTGcgccctcgcctcgctcAACAatcgcgtcggcgccggcagcgaCCTGGACAAGGAAGCGCTGGGAAGGTACACAAAGGCCTTGTCGGCGACCAACCTCGCGCTCCGAGACCCGGCCGTCGCGAGGCTCGACGCCACCTTGGCCTCCGTCTTGCTGCTCGGCCTCTTCGAGAGCATAGCGGCCCGCCAGTTCGGCACCCTCGCTTGGGGCACGCACATCGAGGGCGccatcgagctcgtcaaggcccGCGGTCGGAAGCAGCTGCGCACCAAGCTTGGATTGCTCATGTTCATCGCCGTGCGAACCCAGATGGTCCGTTCAGCGCGCCGCCCTCTACCGTTTTCGCTCGTCCAGCCCGACCGTGATGCTTCGCGCGAGCCGCAC ATCGTCTACAGCATCACCACGTCCAAGGCGCCCGTCATGGGCGGCGATTGGTGGATGAACGACACCGTCAGGGACCGCCACGCGGCCGAATGTCAACGGCTCAACattggcgtcggcgagcttcgaGCCGAGGCGAATCGCCTTCtcacctcggcgagctggtCCGACGAGCACGTCCAAGTGGTGCTTGACATGATCAGGAGGTGCCAGGCCCACGACCTGGCCTGTGCCAACTGGTCCAAGACGCTCCCCGATTCCTTTCGGTGGAGGACGGTCGGCTGGGAGGACCATGTTCCCAACGGCAActacctcgtcgccgacgtctaTCCGGGCCGCGTCGATGCCTATCCGGGCCTCTGGGTCGCCAGCGTCTGGAACATGATGCGCTGCTCGCGCATCGTTCTGGCGTCCATCATCGTGCGCTGCGTCGCctggacctcgtcgccggtcGACTACCGAACGACGCCCGAGTACGCCACGGCCGCCCGCACATGCGTCGACACCATCACCGACATTGTCGCATCCGTTCCCTACCAGCTCGGTTGGTTCTCGAAGCGCAGGCatctgctcgacggcgtcaaggtCTCCAGCTTCGCatgcggcgaggaggatTCCCCAAAGGGCCTGGGCGGCTACTTCATGACCTGGCCTCTGGCCGTCATCCACACCCAGGATTACACCACGGACTCGCAGCGCACCTGGATCCGGGGACGTTTCGAGTACATTGGCCATCAGCTGGGCGTCAGATCCGCCAACCCCTTGACCGAG CTGAACTATCGACTTCCGTCCATGCTCATCCGCAGAGATGGTTTGAtgaccgaccgaccgcccTCGTTCCATGATTTGGACAAGGTGCCGTCCGGTGCTGCCTTCTCGACGAGCCTTCCGCAGCGACCGGAGGCACCGCATCGGAGGGCACCGCCGCGTTAG